One stretch of Coleofasciculus sp. FACHB-T130 DNA includes these proteins:
- a CDS encoding ABC transporter ATP-binding protein, with protein MSNQQLTPESSALNPSKKPVVIRIEDVTKVYGVGDTEVRALAGVSLIVEEGEYCAIMGASGSGKSTAMNIIGCLDRPTDGRYYLDNVDVSSLEDADLAGIRNRKIGFVFQQFHLLPQLTALENVMLPMVYAGIPSAERRQRATVALTRVGLEHRLNNRPNQLSGGQQQRVAIARAIVNKPVLLLADEPTGALDSKTTEEVMDIFTELNTSGITVVMVTHEPEVARLTKRIVWFRDGQVLHSHLTPGDIGKVAVS; from the coding sequence ATGAGCAATCAACAACTCACTCCTGAGTCCTCAGCCCTTAATCCTTCAAAAAAACCTGTCGTCATTCGTATAGAGGATGTCACCAAGGTTTACGGCGTCGGCGATACAGAAGTTCGCGCCCTTGCTGGTGTGAGCTTAATTGTAGAGGAGGGCGAATATTGCGCGATTATGGGGGCGTCTGGATCGGGCAAATCCACTGCGATGAATATTATTGGTTGTCTTGACCGACCCACTGACGGACGATATTACTTAGATAACGTGGATGTGTCCTCTCTAGAAGATGCTGACTTAGCGGGAATTCGCAATCGGAAGATTGGTTTTGTGTTTCAACAATTCCATCTCTTGCCACAACTAACAGCGTTAGAAAATGTCATGCTACCGATGGTTTATGCGGGTATTCCGAGTGCTGAAAGACGCCAGAGAGCAACCGTTGCTCTGACTCGCGTTGGTTTAGAGCATCGACTGAATAATCGACCGAATCAACTATCTGGGGGACAACAGCAGCGGGTCGCGATCGCGCGTGCGATTGTCAACAAACCCGTCTTGCTGCTTGCTGATGAACCCACGGGCGCACTGGATTCCAAAACGACCGAAGAAGTGATGGACATCTTCACAGAACTGAATACCAGCGGCATCACTGTGGTCATGGTTACGCACGAACCCGAAGTTGCTCGTCTCACCAAACGCATCGTCTGGTTTCGGGATGGACAAGTGCTGCATTCCCATCTGACCCCAGGCGATATTGGAAAAGTCGCCGTTTCTTAA
- a CDS encoding orange carotenoid protein N-terminal domain-containing protein, with the protein MTTNQKSQALSSETQKVVEAFEALNTDDKLAWFYYVYEKMGDSITPAAPTATDPELAPKLLGEFFDLDDDRQLAIMREIVNRENTEYSHAYGALKENNQLMVWYAWAQGMGDTVVDVPSDYQANNPVNDLMGQIEGLDFEGQISMFRTIVSNMGYTDVKPIPSQAETGKTASL; encoded by the coding sequence ATGACTACAAACCAAAAATCTCAAGCTCTTTCCAGTGAAACTCAAAAAGTGGTTGAGGCTTTTGAAGCGTTGAACACGGATGACAAACTAGCATGGTTTTATTACGTTTATGAAAAGATGGGAGATTCGATTACTCCCGCTGCCCCAACGGCAACCGATCCAGAACTGGCTCCGAAGCTGTTAGGAGAATTTTTTGATTTGGATGACGATCGCCAGTTGGCAATTATGCGAGAAATTGTCAATCGCGAAAACACAGAATATTCCCATGCTTATGGGGCTTTGAAAGAGAATAATCAGTTAATGGTTTGGTATGCTTGGGCGCAGGGTATGGGTGATACGGTCGTAGATGTGCCCTCGGACTACCAAGCAAATAACCCCGTTAACGACCTAATGGGTCAAATTGAAGGTCTTGACTTTGAGGGACAAATTTCCATGTTCCGGACAATCGTTAGCAACATGGGCTATACAGACGTGAAGCCAATTCCCTCTCAAGCTGAAACTGGTAAGACTGCCAGTCTGTAA
- a CDS encoding Dabb family protein — protein sequence MPQIQHMVLLKFKPEITQEKIADLLNQLGELQQLIPGITYYAGGAYSSHEGLNQGYNHGFLMTFESADARDFYLPHPEHERVKSAILKCLDDFIIFDFEA from the coding sequence ATGCCTCAGATTCAACACATGGTTCTGCTCAAATTTAAACCAGAAATAACGCAGGAAAAGATTGCAGATTTGTTAAACCAACTGGGTGAACTTCAGCAATTAATTCCAGGTATTACCTACTATGCTGGGGGAGCCTATTCTAGTCACGAGGGGCTGAACCAGGGCTATAACCACGGATTTTTGATGACATTTGAGAGCGCGGATGCCCGCGATTTCTATCTGCCGCATCCCGAACACGAACGAGTGAAGTCTGCGATATTAAAATGCTTAGATGATTTCATCATCTTTGATTTTGAAGCTTAA
- the aspS gene encoding aspartate--tRNA ligase, giving the protein MRTHYCGEPRSEHIGQTVTLCGWVDRRRDHGGVIFLDLRDRTGIVQIISDPVRTPDSYAEAANQRNEYVLRITGRVSKRPEDSLNPRLPTGEIEIYADKIELLNQVYKQLPFQVGAGDTESLREDLRLKYRYLDLRRDRMTRNLQLRHQVVKAIRRYLEDTENFIEIETPILTKSTPEGARDYLVPSRVNPSEWYALPQSPQLFKQMLMVSGYDRYYQIARCFRDEDLRADRQPEFTQLDMEMSFMSQEEILQLNESLVCHIFKTVKGIDLPRPFPRLTYADAMDRYGCDKPDTRFGLELVNVSDLLKDSGFKVFSGAVASGGIVKVLPVPGGNDAFSNVRIKPGGDLFKEASEAGAKGLAYIRVRDDGELDTIGAIKDNLTEAQKQELLSRTGAKPGHLLLFGAGDTNTVNKTLDRLRQVIGRELGLIAPDKNNLLWVTDFPMFEWNADEKRLEALHHPFTAPHPDDLHDLKTARAQAYDLILNGVEVGGGSRRIYQREVQEQVFEAIGLGKEEAYAKFGFLLEAFEYGTPPHGGIAYGLDRLVMLLAGEESIRDVIAFPKTQQARCLLTDAPSGVDGKQLKELHVASTYKPKSSEKDKQ; this is encoded by the coding sequence ATGCGAACCCATTACTGCGGCGAACCTAGAAGCGAACATATTGGACAAACTGTCACCTTGTGTGGATGGGTAGACCGTCGCCGCGACCACGGGGGGGTGATATTTTTAGATTTGCGCGATCGCACTGGCATCGTTCAAATTATCAGCGACCCAGTGCGGACGCCTGACTCTTACGCAGAGGCGGCAAATCAGCGCAACGAATACGTCCTCAGAATTACAGGTCGAGTCAGCAAACGTCCCGAAGACTCGCTCAATCCTCGCCTCCCGACTGGCGAAATTGAAATTTACGCAGACAAAATTGAACTGCTCAATCAGGTATACAAGCAGCTGCCCTTCCAAGTAGGGGCGGGAGACACAGAATCCCTGCGCGAAGACTTGCGCCTGAAGTATCGCTATCTAGACTTAAGACGCGATCGCATGACTCGCAACCTCCAGTTGCGTCACCAAGTCGTCAAAGCCATCCGTCGCTACCTAGAAGATACCGAAAACTTCATCGAAATAGAAACGCCGATTCTCACCAAATCGACTCCCGAAGGCGCACGGGATTACCTCGTACCCAGCCGCGTCAATCCCAGCGAGTGGTATGCGCTTCCTCAGTCGCCGCAGCTATTTAAGCAAATGCTGATGGTATCCGGCTATGACCGCTATTACCAGATTGCTCGTTGCTTCCGAGATGAAGATTTACGCGCAGACAGACAGCCAGAATTTACTCAGTTAGATATGGAGATGAGCTTCATGTCTCAAGAAGAGATTCTCCAGCTCAACGAAAGTTTAGTTTGCCATATCTTCAAAACGGTCAAAGGCATCGACTTACCCCGCCCCTTCCCGCGCCTGACTTATGCAGACGCGATGGATCGCTACGGGTGCGATAAGCCAGACACCCGCTTTGGCTTAGAACTTGTCAACGTTTCCGATTTGCTGAAAGATTCTGGGTTTAAGGTATTTTCCGGCGCTGTCGCCTCTGGCGGTATCGTCAAAGTATTGCCCGTTCCTGGCGGAAACGACGCCTTCTCCAACGTGCGGATTAAACCAGGCGGCGACCTATTTAAAGAAGCTAGCGAAGCCGGTGCTAAGGGTCTTGCCTATATTCGCGTGCGAGATGACGGCGAACTCGACACCATTGGCGCGATTAAAGACAACCTCACCGAAGCGCAAAAACAAGAATTGCTAAGTCGCACAGGTGCAAAACCCGGTCATCTTTTGCTATTTGGTGCGGGCGATACGAATACGGTTAATAAAACCCTCGATAGATTGCGCCAGGTGATTGGTCGCGAATTGGGACTCATCGCTCCTGACAAAAACAACCTGCTTTGGGTGACAGACTTCCCGATGTTTGAGTGGAATGCGGATGAGAAGCGCCTAGAAGCGCTGCATCATCCCTTTACTGCTCCCCATCCCGATGATTTGCACGACCTGAAGACGGCACGGGCGCAAGCTTATGACCTGATTCTCAACGGCGTGGAAGTTGGCGGTGGAAGTCGGCGGATTTACCAGCGCGAGGTTCAAGAGCAGGTGTTTGAAGCCATTGGCTTAGGGAAAGAGGAAGCGTATGCCAAGTTTGGATTTCTCCTAGAGGCATTTGAATACGGCACGCCTCCACACGGGGGGATTGCCTACGGTTTAGACCGCTTGGTGATGCTCTTAGCGGGTGAAGAATCGATTCGGGACGTAATTGCTTTCCCGAAGACACAGCAGGCTCGTTGTTTATTGACCGATGCGCCCTCTGGTGTCGATGGAAAGCAGTTGAAGGAATTGCACGTTGCTTCGACATACAAGCCCAAATCCAGCGAGAAAGACAAGCAGTAA